A region of the Dyadobacter sp. CECT 9275 genome:
AATGAGAAACCCCTGTCGTTCAGCTGGAAGGATGATTACCTATCTTTTGAAATAGCGAAATTCCACGCTTATGAAGCGGTGGTGATGGATTGGTAACATACCTTACCAAAGGGTTTGTCAAGTAACCTTATGGTCAGGCGGAACGTTCCGGTTGGGGACCAATTTATTTTGAGTATAAAAAGAAGAAGTCAGGCCCGCATAGCCTGACTTCTTCTTTTATCTTGATTTCTTATCAATCTACTGAGGACCAAATTCGCCGTCAGCGATGATCAGTACTTCTTCGCTGATCATTGGTGGTTGAAATTTAGGCCCAATACCGAAATCAGCACGCTTTACAGTTCCGGTTGCCCTGAAACCAGCCACCGGCTTTTTACTCATCTGATTGGTAATGGTACCCCGGTACCAAAGCTCCAGTGTTACTGGCTTTGTAACACCGTGCATGGTCAGATCACCGGTAAGCTGGAATTTATCCTTGGCTATGATTTTCAGACCAGTACTTTTAAAAGTTAATTCAGGATTAGCCGCTGCATCAAAAAAATCAGCTGATTTCAGGTGATCATTACGCTTTTCAACGCCTGTATTAATAGATGCCGTTTTTGCTGTAAGCTCAAATTTGGCATCGCTGAAATCAGGTTTTGTCGCCGTAATGGTGGCATCAAAGTCAGTAAAAGCACCGGAAACCGTCGAGACACCCAGGTGGGTAACATCAAATTTAAGCTGCGAATGCGCTTTGTCGTTCTTCCACGTCTGTGCGTAGGTTAAAACCGAACCTGCTGACAAAAGGAATAAAAGGAATAATTTTCTCATCGGATTTAGCTTTTTTTAAAGATAAAACATCTTAATGTTAAACACCGAAATAATGAAATTTACTCCTCACCCTGCTGTTTATTCTGTTATCTTATTTTTAACATAAAAATATCCCTCAGCACAAAGCACCGTTCACAAAAAAACCTGGGCCAGTCTTGATGAAACCATTCCAGGTATGTTTTCATTATCCGGTATCCTTACAGCAGTGCCGCTCCAAAAACCCCGGCGCTGTCACCGAGTTTTGGTTTCAGGATAGGTGTGGTAACGATGCCCTTGTTGAAAATGTACTTTTTAATTTTTTCATACCCCTCGGTATACAGCAGGTCGATATTGCCCACACCTCCGCCAATCACGATCAGTCCGGGGTCCAATACGTTGATGAGCGTTGAAATCGCTTTGCCATAAAATTCGATCAACCTTTCAACAGTTGCCCGGGCAAACTCGTTTCCACCCTCCTGGTATTGCTGAAGGATAGTTTTGAGCGACTGCTTCTCCCCACTAACCTGCTCATAATATCTTTCAAGTGCAGGACCAGAGATCACCTGTTCCACACACCCCGATTTTCCGCAGTAACAAGGCTCACCATTCTCTTCAAGGATATTATGTCCCCATTCTCCGCCGATGCCATGATGTCCGCCTATGATCTTATTATGCACCACAAGACCACCGCCCACGCCGGTGCCCATGATCACGCCGAACACAACTTCCGCCTCGGGAAAATCTTTACCAGACCCCATCAGCGCCTCAGCCAATGCAAAACAGTTGGCGTCATTGGCCAGCTTGACCGGGACACCCAGTATTTTTTCAAGATCCTTTGCCAAGGGCATCCCGTTAAGGCATGTGGTGTTACAATTTTTCATAAGCTGCGACTCAGGTTCCAGCACACCCGGCGTGGCAAAGCCTACTTTTTGAGGTACCTCACCAATTTCCTCAGCCACCAGATCGACGAGTTTTTTAATCTGGGACAATATATGCTCATATCCCTTTGCCGATTCTGTTGGCAAACGTTTTCTCAAAACTACTTCCAGATTATTATCAGAATCCAGTACGGCACATTCTATCTTGGTACCGCCCAAGTCTACTCCCCAAAGTTTCATGTTAATTATGCTCAGTTGTTTTTATTCAGATATACCTGTTTTTAATAATACAGGCATCAGACCGAAATGGACAGTTAAAAATTTAAAATCAGTGTACTTTATAAAATTTAAATCCGAAAAGGAAAATGACGAAATAACAGACAATGGGTAAATAATAGGCCGTGGCAACGTCGTATTCGGCCACCGCTCCCATTGCAAACGGGAAAACCGCTCCGCCCACTACCCCCATGGAAATGAAGGAAGATGCCTGCTGTGTGTGTGCCCCGAGATTTTTAAGGCCCAGACTAAAGATAGTCGGGAACATGATGCTGAAAAAGAAATTAAGCATCAGCAAGGCAATGAATGAAGGCCAACCAAGACTCTGAGCGATAATGATGCACATCAGGACATTACAGGCTGCGAAAATAGCAAGCAAGGTATGCGGCGCAATCATGCGCATCAGGAAGGTACCCACAAACCGGCCCGCTAACATCAGCGCCATGAATATGATCATATAGTTCCCTGCCACCACATCTGTAAATCCCATTTTCTCGTGACCATAATTGATGAAGAACGCCCATGTTCCACCCTGGGCTGCCACGTTGAAAAACTGCGCAATCACCGACCATACAAAATGGCGGTGGTGTATAAGTTTCTTACCGGGTTCCATATCTATATTCACTGCATCCGGATTGGCTCCGGTCACATGCGGATCGGTCAGTGCTGGTACTTTCACAAAAGAAAAACAGAACGCGATGAGGGAAATAACACTGCCGATGGCAATATACAGCAGCTTCACAGATGTAAGATCGGTACTGCCCTGCACATTATTACGGAGCAGAAAATAAGATCCGATGGCGGGTCCCATGATCGCGCCGAGGGCATTAAACGCCTGGGCAAAGTTGATTCGCTGGTCGGACGTTTGCTGATTACCCAGCGATGCTACGAAAGGATGCGCTACCGTCTCAAGCGTGGAAAGGCCACAACCCAAAATGAACAATGCTATCCCAAAAAAACCG
Encoded here:
- a CDS encoding YceI family protein; its protein translation is MRKLFLLFLLSAGSVLTYAQTWKNDKAHSQLKFDVTHLGVSTVSGAFTDFDATITATKPDFSDAKFELTAKTASINTGVEKRNDHLKSADFFDAAANPELTFKSTGLKIIAKDKFQLTGDLTMHGVTKPVTLELWYRGTITNQMSKKPVAGFRATGTVKRADFGIGPKFQPPMISEEVLIIADGEFGPQ
- a CDS encoding ROK family protein; the protein is MKLWGVDLGGTKIECAVLDSDNNLEVVLRKRLPTESAKGYEHILSQIKKLVDLVAEEIGEVPQKVGFATPGVLEPESQLMKNCNTTCLNGMPLAKDLEKILGVPVKLANDANCFALAEALMGSGKDFPEAEVVFGVIMGTGVGGGLVVHNKIIGGHHGIGGEWGHNILEENGEPCYCGKSGCVEQVISGPALERYYEQVSGEKQSLKTILQQYQEGGNEFARATVERLIEFYGKAISTLINVLDPGLIVIGGGVGNIDLLYTEGYEKIKKYIFNKGIVTTPILKPKLGDSAGVFGAALL
- the fucP gene encoding L-fucose:H+ symporter permease — translated: MSHLPEQGAAKIPATFTEKKYLVTLVFVTSLFMFWGIAITMGDVLNKHFQHVLSLSKTQSAFVQFAIFGAYFVMGIPAGLFMKRFGYKNGVLLGLSLFALGSFLFVPAANTASFGFFGIALFILGCGLSTLETVAHPFVASLGNQQTSDQRINFAQAFNALGAIMGPAIGSYFLLRNNVQGSTDLTSVKLLYIAIGSVISLIAFCFSFVKVPALTDPHVTGANPDAVNIDMEPGKKLIHHRHFVWSVIAQFFNVAAQGGTWAFFINYGHEKMGFTDVVAGNYMIIFMALMLAGRFVGTFLMRMIAPHTLLAIFAACNVLMCIIIAQSLGWPSFIALLMLNFFFSIMFPTIFSLGLKNLGAHTQQASSFISMGVVGGAVFPFAMGAVAEYDVATAYYLPIVCYFVIFLFGFKFYKVH